The Thermococcus thermotolerans genome contains a region encoding:
- the asnB gene encoding asparagine synthase (glutamine-hydrolyzing), with protein sequence MCLIAGGIGESLKDRFMRMIISGKHRGEDSFGVWTDGGVFKSDDFSRLSEIPEGKIGLLQCRLAMTGSSSYTQPFYNDLALVHNGEIYNHGHLRAYLEGKGVSFETDVDSEVILRLIEHLLEGGMDVWGAVRKAMMMLEGDYAVAFSDGERIYLFRDPIGVRPLYYSPSGFFASEKKVLWAIGEEAIPVMPGELVVISNRGAERRKLFMITELRRNMTPERAKRALMNVLDHAVRVRTGKRTGILFSGGLDSSLIALLASHHSDVILYTSGAEGSPDLEWARKASELLGLPLKEYVFDIADVRDAVPRVIFAIEEPNPMNLAIGVPLYFSTRLASKDGCRLLLSGQGADELFGGYAKYLKNPALMEKDLLELGEKNLARDDKIAMLNSVEGRVPFLDLAVVSVALGTPVGLKIRDGTRKAILRKMAIELGLPKEIAEREKKAAQYGSHSQKLLEKLAKGEGLTLSEYARRAFNEAFKRG encoded by the coding sequence ATGTGTCTGATAGCTGGAGGAATCGGTGAGAGTTTGAAGGACAGGTTCATGAGGATGATAATATCCGGAAAGCACCGGGGAGAGGACTCCTTCGGCGTCTGGACAGATGGAGGTGTCTTCAAGTCCGATGACTTTTCACGCCTTTCCGAGATTCCCGAGGGAAAAATAGGTCTTCTCCAGTGCAGGCTGGCGATGACGGGCTCTTCCAGCTACACCCAGCCGTTCTACAACGACTTAGCCCTCGTCCACAACGGGGAGATATACAACCATGGGCACCTGAGGGCCTACCTCGAAGGAAAGGGTGTCTCCTTTGAGACCGACGTTGACAGCGAGGTAATCCTAAGGCTCATCGAACACCTCCTTGAGGGCGGGATGGACGTATGGGGGGCCGTCCGGAAAGCTATGATGATGCTTGAGGGAGACTACGCTGTGGCCTTCAGCGATGGGGAGAGGATATATCTCTTCAGAGATCCAATCGGTGTTAGGCCTCTCTACTACTCGCCGAGCGGCTTCTTTGCCTCGGAAAAGAAAGTCCTGTGGGCAATAGGCGAAGAGGCAATACCAGTGATGCCAGGCGAACTCGTGGTGATCTCAAATAGAGGTGCTGAGAGAAGGAAGCTCTTCATGATCACAGAACTCAGGAGAAACATGACACCGGAGAGGGCAAAGCGCGCGCTTATGAACGTTCTGGATCACGCGGTCAGGGTCAGGACAGGGAAAAGAACAGGTATTCTGTTCTCGGGAGGTCTGGATAGCTCGCTCATAGCCCTGCTGGCGTCCCACCATTCCGATGTTATTCTGTATACCTCAGGCGCAGAGGGCAGTCCCGACCTAGAATGGGCGCGAAAGGCCAGCGAACTCCTGGGGCTTCCGCTTAAGGAGTATGTCTTTGACATAGCCGACGTCCGCGATGCCGTTCCAAGGGTTATCTTTGCCATAGAGGAACCGAACCCAATGAACCTCGCGATAGGGGTTCCCCTTTATTTCTCAACGAGGCTGGCGAGCAAAGACGGATGCAGGCTTCTCCTAAGCGGACAGGGGGCCGATGAGCTCTTCGGAGGATATGCCAAGTACCTCAAGAACCCCGCGCTGATGGAGAAAGACCTCCTTGAGCTGGGGGAGAAAAACCTCGCAAGGGACGACAAAATAGCCATGCTCAACTCAGTTGAGGGGCGCGTGCCCTTCCTTGACCTGGCGGTGGTATCAGTTGCCCTGGGAACGCCAGTGGGATTAAAGATCAGGGACGGCACCAGAAAGGCCATTCTGCGGAAGATGGCGATCGAACTCGGCCTGCCAAAGGAGATAGCGGAACGTGAAAAGAAAGCCGCCCAGTATGGGAGCCACTCCCAGAAGCTCCTCGAAAAGCTGGCGAAAGGTGAAGGGCTCACCCTGAGCGAGTACGCCCGAAGAGCCTTTAACGAGGCCTTTAAACGTGGGTAA
- a CDS encoding ATP/GTP-binding protein: MIVTFVGTAGSGKTTLTASFGRYLEENGYSVSYVNLDTGVKRLPYEPDVDVRRDVTAWDIMEEGYGPNGAIVESYDRLLPRVSNYVSTILEVEKGSDYVLLDTPGQMETFLFHEFGVRLMENLPEPLTVYLFSPDILRKPADFCFVRFFGMMIELRLGTTTVPAMSKVDTVERLEDYRRYLDDVEYLNARLKLEPSMQGLLAYRMCSALPELAPPTRVLYISAKTGEGFDDLETLAYEHRCTCGDLT, translated from the coding sequence ATGATAGTAACTTTCGTGGGAACTGCCGGGAGCGGAAAGACCACCCTAACAGCCTCGTTCGGGAGATACCTTGAGGAAAACGGCTACTCAGTTTCGTATGTCAACCTCGATACGGGAGTGAAGAGACTTCCCTACGAGCCCGATGTCGACGTCAGGCGGGACGTAACCGCCTGGGACATAATGGAGGAAGGCTACGGCCCCAACGGGGCAATAGTGGAAAGCTACGACCGACTTCTCCCAAGGGTCTCCAACTATGTCTCCACGATTCTGGAGGTGGAGAAGGGAAGCGATTACGTTCTCCTCGATACCCCCGGCCAGATGGAGACTTTTCTCTTCCACGAGTTCGGTGTCAGGCTGATGGAAAATCTTCCGGAACCGTTAACGGTCTATCTCTTCAGCCCGGACATACTGAGGAAACCCGCTGATTTCTGCTTCGTTCGCTTCTTTGGCATGATGATAGAACTGCGCCTTGGAACGACAACCGTTCCGGCCATGAGCAAGGTCGACACCGTGGAGAGACTTGAGGACTATAGGAGATACCTCGACGACGTGGAGTATCTGAACGCCAGGCTCAAGCTGGAGCCCTCGATGCAGGGACTCCTGGCGTACAGGATGTGCTCGGCCCTTCCGGAGCTGGCACCCCCCACGAGGGTTCTCTACATCTCCGCCAAGACCGGGGAGGGCTTTGACGACCTTGAGACCCTTGCCTACGAGCACCGCTGCACCTGCGGCGACCTGACATAG
- a CDS encoding Maf-like protein, translating into MLVLASASPRRREILARFLDKFEVIPSRASEECDLRDPTEYALELARRKAWEVYNRVGGTVIGADTVVSVDGKILGKPKDEEDAFRMLRLLSGRVHRVTTGYCIIHKGTEIAGVVITEVKFRELDDEMIWAYVRTGEPMDKAGAYGIQGKAGLFVEWIRGDYYNVVGFPLEIVWKLRQLGFEVL; encoded by the coding sequence ATGCTGGTTCTGGCCTCTGCCTCACCGAGGAGACGGGAGATACTCGCCCGCTTCCTGGATAAGTTCGAGGTTATTCCAAGCAGGGCCAGCGAGGAGTGCGACCTGAGAGACCCGACCGAGTACGCCCTGGAGCTGGCCAGACGGAAAGCGTGGGAGGTTTACAACCGAGTGGGCGGAACCGTCATCGGCGCCGATACCGTGGTCAGCGTAGATGGGAAAATCCTTGGAAAGCCCAAAGATGAGGAAGACGCCTTCAGAATGCTCAGGCTCCTAAGCGGGAGGGTTCACAGGGTCACGACTGGCTACTGTATAATCCATAAAGGCACGGAAATCGCGGGAGTCGTCATCACGGAGGTTAAGTTCCGGGAGCTGGACGATGAGATGATCTGGGCATACGTCAGAACCGGCGAGCCGATGGACAAGGCAGGAGCTTATGGCATACAGGGAAAGGCCGGTCTCTTCGTCGAGTGGATCAGGGGTGACTACTACAACGTCGTCGGCTTCCCTCTGGAGATAGTCTGGAAGCTGAGGCAACTTGGATTTGAGGTTTTATGA
- the minD gene encoding cell division ATPase MinD encodes MGRLISIASGKGGTGKTTTTANLSIALGKMGYHVCAVDADLTMANLSLVMGIDDAYTTLHDVLAGRATISDAIYATAYENVHLVPASIDWEHVIRADPRKLPETIKKLKDKFDFVVIDSPAGLQMDAMNAMLSGEEVLLVTNPEISCVTDTMKVGMVLKKAGLAILGFVLNRSGRSETEIPPEVAEEVMEIPLLAVIPEDPAVREATLEGVPVVEYKPESEGAKAFMELAERISRISGLKARVMR; translated from the coding sequence ATGGGCAGGCTGATCTCCATTGCAAGCGGCAAGGGGGGCACGGGAAAGACCACAACGACTGCCAACCTCTCGATCGCCCTCGGAAAGATGGGTTATCACGTCTGTGCCGTTGACGCTGACCTTACAATGGCTAACTTGAGCCTCGTCATGGGAATCGATGACGCATACACAACCCTCCACGATGTTCTCGCCGGGAGGGCTACAATAAGTGATGCGATATACGCCACGGCCTATGAGAACGTTCACCTCGTTCCAGCATCGATAGACTGGGAGCACGTGATAAGGGCCGACCCCCGAAAGCTTCCCGAGACGATAAAGAAGCTGAAGGATAAGTTCGATTTTGTCGTGATAGACTCCCCCGCGGGGCTTCAGATGGACGCAATGAACGCGATGCTGAGCGGAGAGGAAGTTCTTCTAGTTACAAACCCCGAAATCTCGTGCGTCACCGACACTATGAAGGTAGGGATGGTTTTAAAGAAGGCAGGCCTGGCTATTCTGGGGTTTGTTCTCAACCGTTCGGGAAGGAGCGAGACGGAAATCCCGCCCGAGGTGGCCGAAGAGGTCATGGAAATACCCCTCCTCGCCGTTATCCCTGAAGACCCTGCCGTCAGGGAGGCCACCCTCGAAGGTGTCCCTGTGGTGGAGTATAAACCTGAATCGGAAGGTGCGAAGGCATTCATGGAGCTGGCGGAGAGGATCTCCAGAATATCCGGCCTCAAGGCCAGGGTGATGAGATGA
- a CDS encoding PINc/VapC family ATPase yields MRTFVADTSVIVDGRLTQFLAGIDGDVKVIIPEAVIAEIEHQANEGKAIGHVGLEELKKLREMANEGRIILEFHGERPELWQIKRAKSGEIDNMVREIARELGATLITGDQVQRDIAIAKGIDVIYLTARKEVRHRLEDFFDETTMSVHLKAGLRPLAKKGRPGEWRLVPVRDEILTDEELEEIADDIVERAKRDPESFIELDEPGATVVQLRNYRIVIAKPPFADRIEITAVRPVKKLSIEDYELSEKLMERLREKAEGILIAGAPGEGKTTFAQALAEWYAGMGRIVKTMEKPRDLQVGEEITQYTALSGRMEKTGDILLLVRPDYTIFDEMRKTSDFKIYADLRLAGVGMVGVVHATKPIDAVQRFIGRVELGMIPQIVDTVIFIKAGRVAKVLTLEYLVKVPSGMREEDLARPVIEVRDFETGELEYEIYTYGEEISVVPVKREEKAPALKLAEKRLKQEIKKFLPDVYTEVEIVSPHKAIIYADEFDIPAIIGKKGKRITELEKRIGISIDVKSFTEREAAKPKERISVEVEEKKKTIVLRVSPDYAKRPLKFYGGEQYVFTATPSKKGLVKVSKSTPIGKELKRLIEAGIPIWATA; encoded by the coding sequence ATGAGGACGTTTGTTGCCGATACGAGCGTAATCGTTGACGGTAGGCTTACACAGTTCCTCGCGGGTATCGATGGTGACGTTAAGGTCATCATACCTGAGGCGGTCATAGCCGAGATAGAGCACCAGGCCAACGAGGGAAAGGCGATAGGCCATGTCGGACTTGAGGAGCTCAAGAAGCTTAGAGAGATGGCCAACGAGGGCAGGATTATACTGGAGTTCCACGGAGAAAGGCCCGAACTCTGGCAGATAAAGAGGGCCAAGTCCGGGGAGATAGACAACATGGTTAGGGAGATAGCCAGAGAGCTGGGCGCCACCCTGATAACCGGCGACCAGGTGCAGAGGGACATCGCGATAGCAAAGGGGATAGACGTGATATATTTAACCGCCAGAAAGGAGGTCAGGCACCGCCTGGAGGACTTCTTCGACGAGACTACGATGAGCGTCCACCTGAAGGCCGGGCTGAGGCCCCTCGCAAAGAAGGGAAGACCTGGAGAGTGGAGGCTCGTCCCGGTCAGGGACGAAATCCTCACGGACGAGGAGCTGGAGGAGATAGCGGACGACATAGTTGAGAGGGCAAAGCGCGATCCAGAGAGCTTCATAGAGCTCGACGAGCCAGGAGCGACTGTCGTTCAGCTCAGGAACTACCGTATAGTTATAGCCAAACCGCCCTTCGCTGACAGGATAGAGATAACCGCAGTCAGGCCGGTCAAGAAGCTCAGCATCGAGGACTATGAGCTGAGCGAGAAGCTCATGGAGCGCCTCAGGGAGAAGGCGGAGGGGATACTCATCGCTGGAGCGCCGGGTGAAGGAAAGACGACCTTCGCCCAGGCCCTTGCCGAGTGGTACGCCGGCATGGGCAGGATAGTTAAGACAATGGAGAAGCCCCGCGACCTTCAGGTCGGTGAAGAGATAACCCAGTACACAGCTCTGAGCGGCAGGATGGAGAAGACCGGCGACATACTCCTCTTGGTGAGGCCGGACTACACGATATTCGACGAGATGAGGAAGACGAGCGACTTCAAGATATACGCTGACCTTCGCCTGGCGGGAGTGGGTATGGTAGGAGTTGTGCACGCAACGAAGCCGATAGATGCAGTTCAGCGCTTCATCGGAAGGGTGGAGCTCGGAATGATACCGCAGATAGTCGATACCGTCATCTTCATCAAGGCCGGAAGGGTCGCCAAGGTCCTGACGCTGGAGTACCTCGTTAAGGTGCCGAGCGGCATGAGGGAGGAGGATTTAGCGAGGCCGGTGATAGAGGTCAGGGACTTTGAGACCGGTGAGCTTGAGTACGAGATATACACCTACGGCGAGGAGATAAGCGTCGTGCCCGTCAAGAGGGAGGAGAAAGCTCCAGCCCTTAAACTCGCGGAGAAGAGGCTCAAGCAGGAGATAAAGAAGTTCCTGCCCGATGTCTACACTGAGGTGGAGATAGTCAGCCCGCACAAGGCGATAATCTACGCTGACGAGTTCGACATCCCGGCGATAATCGGCAAGAAGGGCAAGCGCATCACCGAGCTGGAGAAGAGGATAGGCATAAGCATCGACGTCAAGAGCTTCACCGAAAGAGAGGCGGCAAAGCCGAAGGAGAGGATATCCGTTGAGGTCGAGGAGAAGAAGAAAACGATTGTCCTCCGCGTTTCCCCGGACTACGCAAAGAGGCCCCTCAAGTTCTACGGCGGCGAGCAGTACGTCTTCACCGCAACGCCCAGCAAGAAGGGTCTCGTCAAGGTGAGCAAGAGCACACCCATAGGCAAGGAGCTCAAGAGGCTCATCGAGGCGGGGATACCCATCTGGGCGACCGCCTGA